Proteins from a single region of Belliella baltica DSM 15883:
- a CDS encoding DUF6922 domain-containing protein has protein sequence MLNKLSNRLFWDVNPQSLDAEKDIAFIIARVVERGTLEEWKLIVAEYGIAKIVRVAKELKSLDIKAANFLAQISDTPITEFKCYNIKQSNPRHWIY, from the coding sequence ATGCTCAATAAATTATCAAATCGATTATTTTGGGATGTAAATCCTCAATCACTAGATGCAGAAAAGGATATTGCATTTATAATTGCTAGGGTTGTAGAAAGAGGTACACTCGAGGAATGGAAATTGATAGTTGCAGAGTATGGTATTGCAAAGATCGTTAGGGTTGCCAAAGAATTGAAGTCACTAGATATTAAAGCAGCAAACTTTCTAGCCCAAATTTCAGATACACCTATCACTGAATTCAAGTGCTACAATATCAAACAGTCGAACCCAAGACACTGGATTTATTAA
- a CDS encoding nucleotidyl transferase AbiEii/AbiGii toxin family protein: protein MLQYQTVEPKTLDLLKSISSLPLFSKHRLVGGTALALIFGHRLSIDLDFFSTEPLDHEEILFSIKTIGKVEVVSKSKFINSFFINDVKVDFVSLPYKWIDGPILENPIKLASIKDIAAMKLAAITNRGSKKDFIDIALLIKEVGLDNMILYYSEKYPDGMKMMVLRSLVYFEDAESQPDPVMLEDYNWSSIKQLILNATKKYIE from the coding sequence GTGCTACAATATCAAACAGTCGAACCCAAGACACTGGATTTATTAAAAAGTATTTCTTCCTTACCATTATTTTCAAAACATAGGTTGGTTGGAGGTACTGCATTAGCATTAATCTTTGGTCATAGGTTATCTATAGATTTAGATTTCTTTAGTACAGAACCGTTGGATCACGAAGAAATCTTATTTTCAATCAAGACAATAGGAAAAGTAGAAGTAGTCTCTAAGTCAAAATTTATCAATTCATTTTTTATAAATGATGTCAAAGTAGATTTTGTTTCTTTACCATATAAGTGGATTGATGGTCCAATCCTAGAAAATCCTATCAAGTTGGCAAGTATAAAAGATATAGCAGCAATGAAATTGGCTGCAATTACAAATAGAGGATCTAAGAAAGACTTCATTGATATTGCATTATTGATAAAGGAAGTAGGCTTGGATAATATGATATTATACTACAGTGAAAAATATCCAGACGGAATGAAAATGATGGTCTTGAGAAGTTTGGTTTATTTTGAGGATGCTGAATCTCAACCTGATCCAGTCATGCTAGAGGATTATAACTGGTCAAGTATCAAGCAACTTATACTCAATGCTACAAAAAAGTATATAGAATAA
- a CDS encoding addiction module protein, with protein sequence MENTEKILKQFMKLPPLEKANIIDQLLKSLDEPDPSVDKLWVKESENRINAYESGKLKALTDEEFFNMKKS encoded by the coding sequence ATGGAAAATACCGAAAAAATTCTCAAGCAATTTATGAAGTTACCACCACTTGAAAAAGCCAATATCATAGATCAGCTTCTGAAAAGCTTAGATGAACCAGATCCTTCTGTAGATAAATTGTGGGTAAAAGAATCAGAAAATCGCATAAATGCTTATGAATCAGGTAAACTTAAGGCATTAACAGATGAAGAGTTTTTTAATATGAAGAAAAGCTAA
- a CDS encoding type II toxin-antitoxin system RelE/ParE family toxin: MTLRYLSLAKIELDQSYEFYESQKPKLGASFLREVRQGIRRIQNQPTAWTPISKRLRRCLLNKFPFGIIYQIREDEILIIAIAHLHRKPNYWENRA; encoded by the coding sequence ATGACCTTGCGCTACTTAAGTCTTGCAAAAATCGAATTAGACCAATCATATGAATTCTACGAGTCTCAAAAACCGAAACTCGGAGCAAGTTTTTTAAGGGAAGTAAGACAAGGAATAAGAAGAATACAAAATCAACCTACAGCTTGGACCCCAATTTCAAAAAGATTAAGAAGATGTTTATTAAATAAATTTCCTTTTGGAATAATTTACCAAATAAGAGAGGATGAAATTTTGATTATAGCAATCGCTCATTTACACAGAAAACCAAATTACTGGGAAAATAGAGCTTAA